ATGCCAGGCATGTAGATAGAGCCCACTGTACACAGTGAAATTCGGTGTCAAGTGTGGGATTCCACTACTAATGCATTATAGGAACAATGAAACTTGGAACAATAGTAGAGAAAAATATCCCCCCAGTGCTATTTGTAAATTGTTTCTTCAAGTTTGCTACTCACTTATTTTAGTACCTCTTCTACCTCCTGCAACACCATTTCAGAAGCAATATCTAATATGATAAATAACAGTTCATCAGTTATTTAAGTTATCATAGCTGTTGTTGTAGTTAAAATGTTTCTAGGTAGTCTGTTTTGCATTCCTGCAGGTTCCTGCCATTGCATTTAGAAATGGCAATGATCTGAAAAACTTCATTAGTATTCCAGGCTTTGTGAAAGCCTTAAGAAATTACGTTAGTTCAGTTCCACATTAATTTTGTCATCTACATAACATAGCTTCATGGAAGTTTGTGAAAGATAAGGTAAATTGCTTGTGTATGGTCAACTACAAGACTCTGGGGTGCTGTATACCCATTGCCAAAGAAATTGTATTATATTGCCAAAGAAATTTATACTCTGCTTATAAATGGAACTTTTGTGTTGTTAAAACACTTCTCATAGGAAGATGAGccattttgtatttgaaaaattcTTTCCTGCTTTGATGGAAATGTTGAGTTTTGTTAACAGGTGTACACTTCATCagtgcaaaacaaaacagctgttCTAGCTTGAGCTCGTTTGTTAATGTACAAATTGCAGTTAAGTTTTCAAAACCTTAGTTTTTGCAAAGTGGGCTCTCACCAGCTCTATTCCTTTCTTGGCCCAGGCTGATGGAGTAGTGCTGCTGACTGGGAGACCTGCTAGGGGACTTGCTGCTTTTTGCTGGTTCTGCATAATGCAGCTTTTCTATCGGTTCTGTGACAAATGAGGGTCACTGCTACATGAGGAGTGTGGGCATATATATGTAGCCTGTACTACTGTATTATTGATCTTTAATGTAACCTCTGTAGTGGTAAATTCACACCTATTGGATTTTCTGATATTACTGAAATTGGGGGGTTGGCAGAACTGTACTGGTTCACAGCACAGACTTCAGACACAGCCCTGATGTGCAGTAAAGGAGTGCTCACGTTTTCCTGGAGTTACTGGATATTCCTCTTAACACTATTGAGTATTTTTGGATTAAACATGTGAATAGGGATGAGAAAAACAGAATGGAACTTAcgaatgtttgtttaaaaaaagaaaatctaatgtTTCCTTCCAGATTGTAAAAACACTTAAGGTACTACAGGATTTGGATATATCACTGGATATTCTATTGGTAAGTGACTAATAAAACATTAAACTCCTCCATAGTGAATTACTGTGTAAATGTCAGGGGTCTGCAATCATAGTAGCAGTGAACATTGTTGCATTTTGTGATTTTGACTCTTCATCATGATTTGTTTAGAGCTCTGTACAAGGAACCATGGAGCCTTTTCCAAAAGCCAGCTGGAAGCTGGGCATATGACTTGACAAATGCAGTATTATGCCAACAGTGATAGTAGTGAGCAGGAATCTGAGCATATACAGAACACTTTGCTGCTCTGGGTTGGTTTCTTCTCACTGTAAAATTGCTTTCAAGTCAGTGCTTAAGACAAAGCAAATATGGGTGGACCATTCCTTAGGTTAGTTGTCTAAATCTTCTGTCTTTTATTAGCAGCTCAAGGTTAGTTTCTTGCACTTAAAGAGCAGGCATCCCAAGTTATAAAGTAAGGATACTTGTGACTTGTATCCTTACTCAAGCTGCATCCTATCAAATTTTATGTAAGAAAGTCTCACACTGGTCTATGAAGCTTCTAGTTATTATGAGCAATGTGTCTGTattttgggaagaagaaaaatgtggggttttgtgAGAGAGCTCTTTGAAGAGTAAGAGAAAAGTATGGTAATTAAGGTATTTGGCTGGCCTATTCAGGCAAAAAGGCATTTGCCTGCCTAAACACAGGTAGACTTCTACTGGAATACagcaatatttatgtatttttattggaaaacaaaataatctcaTATTGCAATTAGTTGTTTAAAATGACAAAGGGCTTCTGCAGACAGCTAATGTTCCCAGCAGACTTGCATGTTTTATAATGTGACAGACTTTGATGGAAGCCGTCAAGTCAAATAGAAGAAAGAGATGTCTTACAACTGAGGATTCCACATATTTTCAACGCATTTGAAGAACATAAATAGCTTTAGGAAATAATCCCACCAAATTTCTTGCATCTATTTGCAATACACTGACCTACCAAACCGGCATTGCTACAATCGTATAGAAGCTAAATCTCCTTAAAGTGAAATTAAAGAAGCCCTTTCTAAGGTGTGAGACAATTATGTGGGAATAGCACGTGTGTAGCTGTTGCTCAGGCTTCACGGAATTATCATTTCAGTAGTTAGCAAGAGCATGAACAGGTTGCTGCTAACCTAGTGAATTCCAGGTTTTGTATACATCTTAAAAGTGAGAGTTTGTGAATCAGAGATACTTAATGATaatacaggattaaaaaaaatcacctatgACGCATACACTCAAAGTCTGCAAGATAGTTGTGCTTAAACAACATAAAACTCACTAGAGCAAGATTTGAAGGCACAACaataatgtgaaaataattgTACTGGGGGAAAACAGAAGATGACAGGTTTTAAatgttaaaggtttttttttccttttttccctgtggcTGAAACTGAGACTGAGTCATATGAGCTGAGTCATATGAACTCTGCTCCTCTGACTCCCCTACCCCATACTAATCCTGGTTGAGATGCATTTTAGATTACAATACATCCATCATATGTGCTCTCTAACATGCTGAAATGTACCTGCATAAGCCTAAAGGGAATGTGAATTGGTTAATTCACTAGGGCAGTATGCATTTTGTGGGCATAAGCATTTGAGCCTAGTGAAATACCTGAAATACACTTAATGGAGAAAAATTGCTTCTCTTAGTTTTATgaattaaaactgtattttgttcCCCATATTTGGTtataaatatttaccttttcttcatttgtttgcaGTATAAAGActgcatttattatttctttagctGCCATAAGAATTCTCTGACTACTAGACTAATACTGTTTGTGTAGTAGTTTTAGAGAAGGCTTTATTTGGGATGATAGTTGTGACTTACTCTGCCCATCTTTCTTACACTGTCTTCAACAGGAAACTGGCATAGGCAAAACAGTTAACAGTTTTAGGAAACATGCCACTGCTGGGAATGTAGCTAAAACCCTggtaaaacaatggaaaaaacttATTCCTCCAGAAAATAAAAGGTAGGTGTGAACTAACTTTTTTCCTAGAAGTTAATTATACTGTGGTGTAACTTTGTAAAATACAGCTTGGAAAACTTAGGGAAGTGTTTGGAGTGATAAATATGCATTAGAACAAATGCTTAAATTGAATGGAAGAAATGAATCCGTCTTttataaaatatctgaaaacaaatcAGAGCAACAAGTATTGGTCAGTTAGCCAGCCAGCACTCAGACTTCAACTGTCCTTTTTTTGACTGGCACAAGTTCTTAGGTCCCAGCTGATGCAAGCAGGACTAAGCCAGTGATGAGCACCGCTCTGCATTTCTTCAGGGAAGTGGGAAGCTTGCTCTTTCTTCCCAGAGTGGTGGTGAAATAAGgcagctctgcagtgattagGTTGTATAGAGGGCTTTCCTATAATGTTCTTGTGGACTGAGAGAGGCTTCCAATATTGGAGGAGTCACACTAAAGAGATGTGATTTCTTCTCAGAATGAAGCAGCCACCACTGCCATGGCCAGGCTGACTGTGCTTAGATGTTTTGCAGACCTCCGAAAATTTTGGGCAGTTGAGCTGAGAAAGCCAAAGGTTTAGATTGACTAAACAGTGCATTTTAAATCTGAAGTTGTTCAAACAACAGGAAAGTGAAATACCAGAACCCATGATAAGCAAAGCATAAAGGCTGACCTGTTGTAATCTGTATCATCTACAGAGCATGTCATAAATTCTCTTTCTCCTAGTTATTTCAAGTGCCATGTCTGTGTCATAAAACGTGCAGGGAAACTTGTGTAAAAAGTGGTATCCAACATGTTATAAGCAAATAGTACTGCATCAGGCATGTTTTCGTACTGATGGTTATGTCCCTACTCCCCACTTGTCTTGCTGTCAATTCTTGTTGCAGTATTTAGTGGTGTTGGACCCAAGAGCTGCTTCTCTGGGGTTCTGTACTGATAATGGAAGAATAagagcacagcagagcacagTTCTGGATTTTGTAAAATTATGACACATGGCGTGATTTAATGCTTTTGATTTACTAATGTAGGTAAAAAGATTCAAGAACTCAGCATCAGATGTAGCatggaatgtgattttttttttttttttttatgttgcagtggaagaaaacaaagtactgaaaaagaaaaagataagacaAAATCTTCCATTTCCAAGGAGATTAAGCCTTCAGAGAAGTCCAAAGCATCTGTGCTGGCCTCCAGAAGTTCCAATAGCGCTCCTATTTCTAAAAAGTTGAATAAGCAGTGTACTTGTAGTGAAAAGACCCACCAAAGCAGAGATTCTGAGTCTCAAAAAGAATGTGATAATAAAGAATGTAGCAGCAGTAGTTCTAAGCATGCTTCTCAGGGTACCACTCCTCAAGCTAAAGAAAGTGACTTCAAAGAGACAATCTCCACAGACAGCAAGAAAGTTTCAGAAAAGCAGTGTTCCTCTGTAGCCAATAAAGACTTATCACTCCTGAAGAAAAAGCCTAGTAAGGATGGTTCCAAACAGAGAAATACTAAGCAtgtgaagaaagcaaaacagaaatttgtCACAAAAAGCAAAGCCAAATTACCTAGTGATGAGGAATTTGAGCCCCCTACTATGTCTTTTGAATCTTATCTTAATTATGATCAggttaccaaaaaaagaaagaggaaggctTGTCCTACTTCAAAATTTTCTCATgcaaaagagggagaggaagaattaaaaaaatgtgaggaTGATCAATCAGAAACTCCCAATAAAAAGGTAAACCACTTCATGGTTGAGATAATAAACTGCAGACGAATAAGTGCTTTGCTctcttattttcagtgaaattcagCTGGGgcaaaaaaaagactgtttattGCATACTGGCAGTTTACAATCAACTTGTCTTGTATTTTTAGGATGATTTCCAATATGGCAATAGTCTTTGATCCATATCAGCTAATATGGTTTTTACCTGCAAAGTAAAGGTCCTTACCTTTGGAAAGATGTCCCCTTCTGCTCTTGACCAGCCTGGTTTGTGACTATAGCAGCTGTTTGTGTATAGCACAGTCGTTTTGTCAGATGCTGTGGTTATTTAATAGTGAATGTTAAGGTCTGCAGTGGAACTgaactttcttcttttaatgCATTGAAGTAAACCTCAGTATTGCATATAAAAATAGTTTATACGTGTTCGTTATGTGAACTATTCTAGTCCCTTGAAGTGGAAGAAGCTTAAATAGCTCCTCTGAGCCAAGGTAGATCTAAACGTGTATTAACTAGACCTTTTAAATGAAGCCCTTTTGTACACTGTGAAAGCTCCAGGCTTTATTGTGGAAGATCTGCAATCTGAATGTGGTATCTTCTGTCCCAAATGGAGAAATATTAATGTAGAGGCTTGTGTATGACACTGTAGCATAAACTGTTTGAGGAAAAATCTTGGATGTTCAAGCAGTTGTGAAAAGCTATTAAAGATACTGAAATGAAGTTCAGGGAGATGCAAGTTTTGGGCTGTAAGTGCCTGGCTTACAATTGGGGAACACTTAAGACCCAATTTAGATGTTGCACATAATGCTGAGCATTTGTAGGGACCTGAACGTAGCAGACTGCCACATCTTTAAATCCCTTTTTAAGGGATTATCTGTGAAAAAATTTAGGCTAAATGGCTTATCCGGCACAATATAGGAGAGTTGATAGGACCAGGTATAAAGCTGTTTCTTATCTTTCAGGATGGCATTTAGTTTGCCTTTAAACATTTAATTGTAGTTTCGTCATCTTGCAGTTTTGTCTCTTTCACTGCACGCTTCTAACCTCAGTAGTGAGTTATCTGAAAGCCTGTTAGCTGAACACATCTGCTCTGttctttaatctctttttatgCACTGATTGCAGATATCCCACTAAGTTCCTTTTGTGATATAGTCTTGGTAGGTAGAGTATGAAAGGATACGCTGAAAAGTAATCCAGTGAGTACATTTTAGTGCAGAAAAGCAATAATTCTAGTTATCCTAGTTAACTTTGGGGTTTGCTTAAGCGGTTTTTTTGTAGGTTATTTTAAGCCTCAGTAAAACCAAATTTGTAATGTTGAAGCAATATTTCCTTGACTGTGCACAGGCCAAGGTGGCATCCCTCCAAGATCTTCTTAATACTCCACTGCCTAAATTTCTGACAGGCATCTCAATCTCGTCTCCCTCATATGCTGCAGATTTTAAAGGTAAGTAGTATGCAAAGCTGATAAATGTGAAACAGTGCAGGTTTTTACAGCTCTATGTAGAGACATCTTTATCCCATTTCCTAATAAACTATATTAGCTCATCTGTCGATGGCAAAGAAATGCATCACCTTCATTTTCTTGTCTGTAGAAGTCATGTTAAAGATGAAGTGAGTTATAAAGGCTTCCCTCTTATGGCTTGCTGAATAAAGAAATACTGTGGAAGGTTACCACAGATGTAGAGAAGGCATAGATCAGGTGATAGTTCTATAGGCTCCATTTATCTTTACTCCTGTCTGTACCTTATAGCAGGCAAAGCCTTAGTAGAAATTATCTTAGGTAAAACAAATATAGGAAGTGCTAGGTGTAGCTTCAGCATAGGAACTTGCTAGCATCTTTATAGGTAGGTGACACAAAGTGCCAGTGGTTCCCCTAGCAGCTCTTGTGAGGTTTCAGTGGTTTCATGTCACTCTGGTCTTGAAACATCCCTGCTATTGCAGCTTGCGGCTTCTCTAGGATAACTTGGGAAGATCAATAATGTTCTGTAGACTGGTAACAGCGTAATCTAGATGTGAATACAGCTCATGTAGACCTGAGCTAAATAATGTAAGGCTGGTTTGAGTCGGTGCAGCTCACTTGCAACGTACATGCTGTCTTGGTGTTAGATGATGATGAATGGACTTCTGTAAGATATAGTACGCATAAGGGCCCCAAACTGTAATGCAGTAACtttgtatttcaagaaaaatgaatatacaCGTGTCCTATCAGCTGTGTTTCTCTCAAAGCTGAATGTTTAAAGCATTGTAAAATGTCAGGAGGTAAAGGAAACCCTGCCTAATGTTTTGTTTGCAGCTTCCCTAACACCTGTTGTAGAAGCACCCCAGCAAGTCAGCGAGCCAGTTCAGTTCACAGGACGGAGACTGAACTCTAAAATGCAAGTTTACTCCGGCTCTAAAACAGTCTGTCTTTCAAAGATGCTTACGCTGTATGAACAATGCATCCGTGTGCTTCAAAACAATATCGATTGTGAGTACTTTAAGGGATTTGTAGCAGGCTGTGCCTGAAAGGgtatctgatttcttttttttctccatgccaAAAACTGGCCTACTAAAAGATATTGCCCCTCCCTACAAATGGTGACTCAGAGCAGGTTGAAGGGCACTTTAGAATGGATTTATGGCCATGCTAAAATGTAGTTTTGTTAGCTTACCTTTTTTAAAGTTCCAACTTTAGTGAAAATATAATGTCCTATAAATTATAAGCCAAAAAGCCtgctgatttccccccccccccctccaagaTGTTTGTTTACATAAATTAGAATGAGTGATCAAGAAATTGTTTATTCCCTTGTGTAGGCAGAGAGGGGAGTGGTGCATATCGATAAAGATGGGGTAATAGCTATTCAAAGATGCTTTCTCTATCCTCAAATATAACTGCCAGTCAGTATGGAACTGCtgatttgtaaatattttcatagcCTGACTTCAAAATGTGTTCTGTTAGTGCTTGCTAAAAttaacttgtatttttatttttaaactgtttggtGAGTGGTGTTACCCACTGAGTAAAATAAATGAGATGCTGAAAGTACTGTCCTCTCTTGTAGCACTACATGAAGTAGGAGGTGTGCCCTTTGAAATTCTTGAGCCTGTGCTAACACGTTGCACACCAGAGCAGTTGTTTCGAATAGAGGAATGTAATCCGGTAAATTCTACCTTGTTAAATTCAGGGAATCACAGAGGACGAGGCATCTGTTTCTGCCTTCCTTGCACCCTTTTTGATAAAGATTCACTATGGGCTACACTGGTTTTCTGTCTTGCATACTTATTTCTTTGAATTGAGCTGTCATTATCAAGCCTCCCTTTCTCAAGTGTCAGGATTTAAAGCATTTGGGAGAATTATGACTGTTGACTAAGTGAAAGCCAGTGTGGGtagaaaagtatttctgtttctaaaaataaggggaaaaaaaaaagaccacagtATTTACCACTGAAATAGCTGGGAAAGTCATAATAGAACCAACCTTTTTCAAGTTACAAATGGTTAAGGCTGCAAAGCATCAGGAAGTATCTGAGGTGAGATTTAATGTGTGTGGTAGATTTCTTATCTACACTTTTAAGACTTCAGCTCCACGATGCATTTGGACATTGAGATTCTGAGTGTGTAGCACTTTGTAGTGCAAGTTGGCCACTTCTCTGGATGCCTAAAGTTGAGAGCTGGTGTGGCCTGAGCCTGTGTTGGAAACACAAGTCTAGCCTGTAAGCATGGCTCATGAACTCAAATATAGAGCTTTGCTGTTTGAAGGTAAGTGATTTCTAGGCTGAAGTCAGCATCTCTGCATGGTATTGCCACGCTCCATGTTGGGATTACCTGTGAGAGCATTTGTGGTGGGATTTGTTCTGCACCTTTCTCCACTGGGGGATTGGGCTGTGTTTACAGGCTCAGCTAATAGGTActcttaaaaatgttatttttaaatctttgatTTAAGATATTTTGTGTTGAAACTAGATGTTCACAGAAGAGTCTGACCACTTGTGGAAGAAACACTgccagagagattttaaaaatgagacCCTCCTGGAATATGAGTCTTGGCGTGAAATGTACTTGAGACTGTTCaatcagagggaagaaaaactgaagatgcttacaaaaaatattctttcagctCAGTCTGAGAAACCAAAAGGTAAAATCTGTGGTTAGCTTTTCCACTTATAAAACACAGTCTCTTCTGCTATTCTTGATGCTTACTATGTAGGGTTTAGTAATTTATTTGCACTGAGCACTAATGCTGTATCTGTAGGAGAATACATCAAGAAAGAATGCTGTTCCTTTTAATTTACAAGTTGCTCAAAAAATTAATACGTGCATTAATACAATACATTAATGCATAATATTTGTAGCATACAGTAGACAAGTATTACTGGTTAGACCGAGGATTCTAAGCAACAATGCAAAGAGtataaatgtaattataaatACCAAAGTTAATATGAAGAAATGCTGTATGCAGTCTGTATGTGATTTGCCATGGTTCAGTTACTACTTTGGTACCAGATTCTgctttactgaatttttttttcccagtttaaagTTTAAACCTAGAAATTGCCACACAACCCTATTATCAACTGAGTTTTAAacataaaggggggaaaaaaaatcgcATATCCTCTGCTTCTTGCTGCTGTATTAGGCCGGCAAGTAAAAATGGCTTACATGACCAGTGCAGCAAAACCACCCAGGAATATTCGCCGACAGCAAGAAATCCACGGGACAGCAGGACCTGTCGACCAACTTCATGCGATGGAGAAGTGCAAGTAAGTGTTCTGTAGTACGCTTTTAATTCGAGTTTAGATGTCTTTGTCGATACAAAAGCTTcctggcaaaatatttttgaagttataAATAGCTctctatttcctttccttttttaagcagCTAGTGGCTAGAAACTAACTTGCCTTTTAAGTTTTGTGTGCTCCTCTGCCGTGTATGCATTGTCATTGCACATTTCTCCAAAGTGCCAGTGATGAATTCACCCTCCCAGCTGGAGAGTGAGtggatgctttgtttttctccagattACACTAATGCCGCTTGACATCCTGGGGAGATTCCAGTGttaatattttgtgtttataaaCCTGCCTAGTAGCCCCACATGTTGTGCTTTCATAAAATCCCAGTCAGCTGTCCAGAGCGATACAGCTGACCAGAGTGAATCTCAGCAACTTTTAATATTCTTGATTGTGGGTTTCTGGTTTGGCAGCTTTTAAAGGAGTGTCTGGAACAGTCAGCCTGTAGCCAACACTAATCACTGGAGGATCAGAAAACTGGGGTTCCTCAGATGTTACCTTTGTACAGCACAAATTTTTTGTGTGACATCTTAGTTCAGAGTAGTTCAACATCCATGAGAACCAAAGCTGAGATGTGATGTTTGCCCTACCATTCCTGCCAGCCTAATGAACTCTCTTGTATCCAAGAGGATGGCTGCAACAGGGAGATAAACCAGCTGTAGCGCCAGCTTCtacctcttctttccttctcaacTATGTGGAGACAGACTGCTGGTTTTTACTGTTTGAATATCTGTTCTCGTCTGAAAGAAAAACCAGCAGTTTGATTCAGAAGCACCCCATGGGTTGATGAGTCCACATGCCAGCAGCTGGACCATAAAAGCTATGGAGAGTATTCATAGTGCCTGAACATGGGTATCTTAAGCTGTGGTCACTCactctgctgtggctgctggtGAGCGTGGTGCCCTCCCTTGTCCCCATTGCCTGTGGTTGTTCCCATCTTGGCATAACTGCTCTGCAGCTAGCTCTCTCAAAATTATCCCTTTGGGGAGGCAGCGGGTAGAACATTTTTCATTAGGGAACAGTTATGCAGGTTGACAAGTATGTGCGTGGATAGTGACAGGTAGCTGGGAACAGGAGAATAAAACTTAAGTCAGTCTTGCATCACGTTTGCAACAGCTTAGTATAGCTGAACATGTCAGGAGAGTCATTTTAAGTTGTTTCTGTTCTGATGCTGCAGTGCCTGTAGTTGTGCTGAGTAACTGTTTGGTCTTAGGCAGGTGAACTAGATAACTGAACTGACCTGAGTTtattggggggggtggtggggaacCTACAACACCATGGGAAAGTGTTTTCTGTGAATTTCAGGGGCTTGACTTAGTTGAGCAGCCTCAACTTATTGCTCAAGATGGTGGTGATATGGGCAGGAATGACAGCCTGGATGTAGGAACTTCTTAAAATCGGTTTTTACACCAGATGCGCTGTTTTTATAGTTGCACCTTTAGCTGATTAAATTAGGAAGCTTCTTTCAATACTGttgctgttttcagtgaaaagatAGTCCCCCACCAAGGCAGTAGCTTAAGGCACTTCGAGGTAGGCTTTTGCTTTCAGTTGCCTTGGGGGGAGGTTGTATCTGTATTGCGACAGACCAGCCTTCCAGTTTAGGTGCTTCAAGTACAGTAGTGTAAATGTCTTTTCTGCTCCAGTAATCTCTGGACCAGGAACTGAATGATGTACTGCAAGCCCtgcatgttttttttctcaggcatgATAAATTAGGAAGAACTGTTGTGTGAAAGAAGCCGTGAGAGGGTTGTTGCTTTGCCTTCTTGAGAAGCAAGAGTTTGTTTAGGCACG
The genomic region above belongs to Calonectris borealis chromosome 3, bCalBor7.hap1.2, whole genome shotgun sequence and contains:
- the LOC142080200 gene encoding elongin-A-like isoform X2; this translates as MAEGRSAARRVLELKERLGCAQEPAEIVKTLKVLQDLDISLDILLETGIGKTVNSFRKHATAGNVAKTLVKQWKKLIPPENKSGRKQSTEKEKDKTKSSISKEIKPSEKSKASVLASRSSNSAPISKKLNKQCTCSEKTHQSRDSESQKECDNKECSSSSSKHASQGTTPQAKESDFKETISTDSKKVSEKQCSSVANKDLSLLKKKPSKDGSKQRNTKHVKKAKQKFVTKSKAKLPSDEEFEPPTMSFESYLNYDQVTKKRKRKACPTSKFSHAKEGEEELKKCEDDQSETPNKKAKVASLQDLLNTPLPKFLTGISISSPSYAADFKASLTPVVEAPQQVSEPVQFTGRRLNSKMQVYSGSKTVCLSKMLTLYEQCIRVLQNNIDSLHEVGGVPFEILEPVLTRCTPEQLFRIEECNPMFTEESDHLWKKHCQRDFKNETLLEYESWREMYLRLFNQREEKLKMLTKNILSAQSEKPKGRQVKMAYMTSAAKPPRNIRRQQEIHGTAGPVDQLHAMEKCKNCTNHEENFESVEE
- the LOC142080200 gene encoding elongin-A-like isoform X1, translating into MAEGRSAARRVLELKERLGCAQEPAEIVKTLKVLQDLDISLDILLETGIGKTVNSFRKHATAGNVAKTLVKQWKKLIPPENKSGRKQSTEKEKDKTKSSISKEIKPSEKSKASVLASRSSNSAPISKKLNKQCTCSEKTHQSRDSESQKECDNKECSSSSSKHASQGTTPQAKESDFKETISTDSKKVSEKQCSSVANKDLSLLKKKPSKDGSKQRNTKHVKKAKQKFVTKSKAKLPSDEEFEPPTMSFESYLNYDQVTKKRKRKACPTSKFSHAKEGEEELKKCEDDQSETPNKKAKVASLQDLLNTPLPKFLTGISISSPSYAADFKASLTPVVEAPQQVSEPVQFTGRRLNSKMQVYSGSKTVCLSKMLTLYEQCIRVLQNNIDSLHEVGGVPFEILEPVLTRCTPEQLFRIEECNPMFTEESDHLWKKHCQRDFKNETLLEYESWREMYLRLFNQREEKLKMLTKNILSAQSEKPKGRQVKMAYMTSAAKPPRNIRRQQEIHGTAGPVDQLHAMEKCKTRIPESRDRNNSSNLIPTSNSGSSSSGVMTQDGKKPIKKIAPIMKKTLKALKNRAGRR